A stretch of the Pseudobacteriovorax antillogorgiicola genome encodes the following:
- the map gene encoding type I methionyl aminopeptidase, protein MIYLKSDAEIDDMKEAGGLAAKLLELVEEHIKPGITTLELNDLCHDFTMSYGAISAPLNYKGFPKSICTSINDVVCHGIPSAKAKLKDGDIINVDVTPIVNGFHGDTSKTFLVGNVSPKRQKLVKVAKECLDKGIQVVEPGVRVGDIGAAIQKHAEAQKFSVVREFVGHGIGRNFHEDPQVTHYGQPGTGKRLEPGMVFTIEPMINEGHWKTKIKKDKWTAVTIDGGDSAQFEHTIAIRSNGTVEILTLIENYRGN, encoded by the coding sequence TTGATTTACTTAAAAAGCGATGCAGAAATCGATGATATGAAGGAAGCTGGCGGACTCGCCGCTAAACTCTTGGAGCTTGTCGAAGAGCACATCAAACCAGGGATCACAACCCTTGAGCTGAACGATCTTTGTCACGACTTCACAATGTCTTACGGAGCGATCTCAGCCCCACTGAACTACAAAGGCTTCCCGAAATCTATCTGCACCAGCATCAACGATGTGGTTTGCCACGGGATACCAAGCGCAAAAGCCAAGCTAAAGGATGGCGATATCATCAATGTCGACGTCACTCCCATTGTCAATGGCTTTCACGGCGATACGTCCAAAACCTTCCTCGTTGGCAACGTGTCGCCAAAGCGACAAAAGCTAGTCAAGGTTGCTAAGGAATGCCTCGATAAGGGTATACAGGTCGTCGAGCCAGGTGTACGGGTGGGCGACATTGGTGCTGCCATCCAAAAGCACGCGGAAGCTCAAAAGTTTTCTGTCGTTCGCGAATTTGTAGGCCATGGTATCGGTCGCAACTTTCACGAGGACCCTCAAGTCACCCACTATGGTCAACCTGGAACGGGTAAGCGCTTAGAACCTGGAATGGTATTCACCATTGAGCCGATGATTAATGAGGGGCACTGGAAAACTAAGATTAAAAAGGATAAGTGGACAGCTGTAACCATTGATGGCGGCGATAGTGCTCAATTCGAGCATACCATCGCCATCCGTTCCAACGGCACCGTGGAAATCCTAACCCTAATAGAAAACTACCGAGGCAATTAG
- a CDS encoding glycerophosphodiester phosphodiesterase, which produces MSPINWISHRGFHQEHVENTKAAFDAALEAGFASLETDLRTTVDGHIVLHHDSSMERTAGRDICVEDMTLVQFKETQLVDGQFGMSLEEFLTEYAAYNWIFDIKPESAERSIQLLAAWASDRDAQHWLLAHARFLLWSAEHDRLLLTKFPGATTLARESECRRAGFSMLLGASFLSGVKPNRVYALPPSFCGIPLFKPKLVEKYRSRGGRVLAYLPERNVEVDMAIKAGVDEILTNGLPQHET; this is translated from the coding sequence ATGTCGCCCATCAATTGGATCAGTCACCGAGGATTTCACCAGGAGCATGTGGAAAATACCAAAGCGGCATTCGATGCAGCTCTTGAAGCTGGTTTTGCCTCATTAGAGACCGATCTGCGAACCACAGTTGATGGCCACATTGTCTTGCATCATGACAGCTCCATGGAGCGTACAGCCGGTCGGGATATTTGTGTCGAGGATATGACTCTGGTGCAGTTCAAAGAAACTCAGTTGGTTGATGGACAGTTTGGTATGTCTCTTGAGGAGTTTTTGACTGAATACGCAGCATATAACTGGATTTTCGATATCAAGCCAGAAAGCGCCGAACGAAGCATCCAATTACTCGCGGCCTGGGCTAGCGATCGCGACGCTCAGCACTGGCTTCTCGCTCATGCTCGATTCTTACTTTGGAGTGCTGAGCACGACCGACTCCTCTTGACAAAATTTCCTGGAGCTACCACTTTAGCTCGGGAGTCGGAGTGTCGACGAGCCGGCTTCAGTATGCTTCTGGGAGCATCGTTCCTTTCAGGAGTAAAGCCCAATCGGGTTTATGCTCTTCCGCCGTCATTTTGTGGGATTCCCTTGTTCAAGCCGAAGCTTGTTGAGAAATACCGATCCCGCGGTGGACGTGTCCTTGCCTACCTTCCCGAAAGGAATGTAGAAGTGGACATGGCGATCAAGGCAGGAGTTGACGAAATTTTAACCAACGGTTTACCGCAGCATGAGACTTAG
- the rplS gene encoding 50S ribosomal protein L19: MKNSIISAFEKKKFDNEPNLPTFRSGDTIKVHYKIKEGSSDKFRVQAFEGVVIRYKKGGVESSFTVRKIGANGVGVERVFPVYSPNIDKIEVLASGIVRRSRLFYLRNLSGKAARIKSRYIPRGK, encoded by the coding sequence ATGAAAAACAGTATCATTTCAGCATTCGAAAAGAAAAAATTCGACAACGAGCCAAATCTTCCTACCTTCCGCTCTGGTGATACCATTAAGGTTCACTACAAGATCAAAGAAGGCAGCAGCGATAAATTCCGCGTGCAGGCTTTTGAAGGGGTTGTCATTCGTTATAAGAAAGGTGGAGTTGAATCAAGCTTCACAGTTCGAAAAATTGGTGCGAACGGCGTTGGTGTTGAGCGGGTTTTCCCAGTGTACTCACCAAACATCGACAAAATTGAGGTTCTTGCATCAGGTATCGTAAGACGATCTCGATTGTTCTACCTCCGCAACCTTTCTGGTAAGGCTGCAAGAATTAAGAGTCGTTACATTCCTCGCGGCAAGTAA
- a CDS encoding c-type cytochrome has protein sequence MRLSIFLVLISLGTSLSARDTKEQKRQHTYNLRRWLQLLEFTVDDRLDAERHQQRVSEMDALFDKIKGKLSKKKQDRFVKAYAAYRAKGKPSPSLKADFLKLRQLTFELYRMVTSPARIPDQAHGERLYREQCASCHGATGGGDGRFTKNPALPMIPPPKDLRKQFQESVRSPYSYFNTILIGSSGTAMSSYQKTLKAHDIWSLAFFMSEGFSNKKPKAPAKNPNLSLNDLSILTNNELIDKVNKTGEQGDIHYVRSIMSYKPSVLRRK, from the coding sequence ATGAGACTTAGCATTTTCCTAGTGCTTATAAGTTTAGGGACGAGCCTTTCAGCTCGTGACACCAAAGAGCAAAAGCGACAGCACACCTATAATTTGCGGCGTTGGCTACAACTTCTTGAATTTACAGTTGATGATCGATTAGACGCAGAGCGCCACCAACAACGAGTGTCTGAAATGGATGCTCTCTTTGACAAAATCAAGGGCAAGCTGAGTAAGAAAAAACAGGACCGATTTGTGAAAGCATACGCAGCCTACAGGGCGAAAGGAAAGCCGAGCCCTAGCTTAAAGGCTGATTTCCTAAAGCTAAGGCAGCTTACCTTTGAGTTATATAGGATGGTTACCTCGCCAGCGCGGATTCCCGATCAAGCTCATGGTGAAAGACTTTATCGAGAGCAATGCGCCTCATGTCATGGCGCTACTGGTGGTGGCGACGGACGATTTACGAAGAATCCAGCGCTGCCAATGATACCGCCACCAAAGGATTTGAGGAAGCAGTTTCAAGAAAGCGTTCGGTCGCCCTATTCCTACTTTAACACTATTTTAATTGGCTCATCTGGAACGGCCATGTCTAGCTATCAGAAAACTTTAAAAGCTCATGATATTTGGAGCTTAGCCTTCTTTATGAGCGAGGGCTTCTCTAACAAGAAGCCTAAAGCACCTGCAAAAAATCCAAACCTATCTCTCAATGACCTGTCAATACTCACCAACAATGAACTGATTGACAAAGTCAATAAGACCGGTGAACAGGGGGATATCCATTACGTGCGATCGATCATGTCTTACAAACCAAGCGTTCTACGGCGAAAATAA
- a CDS encoding NifU family protein — protein MIEEIKQIIEQDINPQLELHAGGCELLDVDDGIVTLRLYGGCSGCPSSQITLFNGIVPILKEKIPDIKDVVLG, from the coding sequence ATGATTGAAGAGATTAAGCAAATTATCGAGCAAGACATCAACCCACAGCTTGAGCTGCATGCCGGAGGCTGTGAGCTTCTAGATGTAGACGATGGCATTGTTACTCTGCGACTATACGGTGGGTGCTCTGGGTGTCCATCCTCGCAGATCACGCTATTTAACGGTATTGTGCCGATTTTAAAAGAAAAAATTCCTGATATCAAAGATGTGGTGCTCGGCTAG
- a CDS encoding ribonuclease HII, whose protein sequence is MKVETSLERGDLEKKLIKDGYQTIVGIDEVGRGCLAGPIYAACVILDYKSLFQLPESQLKLIRDSKKLSHLQRQKIIPVIEEISVEHHVCSSSVREIESLGIVDANFRAMRRALRLCQSSPDILLLDGNAKLPRYGGQQITVVEGDTLCFAIAAASILAKEARDHYMRNQAKRYPQYDFDSNVGYGTRKHMDGISSHGICPIHRRNFAPIAKYVDSIAP, encoded by the coding sequence ATGAAAGTTGAAACGAGCCTAGAGCGTGGAGATCTTGAAAAAAAGCTTATCAAAGACGGTTACCAAACCATCGTTGGAATCGATGAGGTTGGTCGCGGCTGCTTAGCAGGCCCCATCTATGCTGCCTGTGTAATTTTAGACTATAAATCTCTGTTTCAATTACCCGAATCACAACTTAAACTTATCCGCGACTCTAAGAAGCTCAGCCACTTACAGAGGCAAAAGATCATACCGGTAATCGAAGAAATCTCGGTCGAGCATCATGTTTGCTCGTCATCTGTCCGGGAAATTGAGAGCTTGGGAATCGTCGATGCCAACTTTCGCGCTATGCGTCGTGCCTTGAGACTTTGCCAATCCTCCCCGGATATTCTCTTGCTCGATGGCAATGCTAAGCTACCCCGCTACGGGGGACAGCAAATCACTGTGGTCGAGGGGGATACCTTGTGTTTTGCTATTGCTGCCGCATCAATTTTAGCCAAAGAAGCCCGCGACCATTACATGAGAAACCAAGCTAAACGTTATCCACAGTATGACTTCGATTCCAATGTTGGCTATGGCACGAGGAAGCATATGGATGGCATTAGCAGTCATGGCATCTGCCCTATCCACCGGCGGAACTTCGCCCCCATCGCCAAGTACGTCGATTCAATAGCTCCATGA
- a CDS encoding heme o synthase produces MKTSSNLNSMVSQNDASTPILASIRPIYQMMKPTISLLVVVTVVPTLIMANGSMPSLQLTLVTLLGTYLASGSAGIFNHLADSDIDGHMNRTRSRPLPTGKVSQRLAFFVATFLGIISFVMLYRWATPLAAWVALAANGFYVLVYTMYLKRRTVQNIVIGGAAGAVGPLIGWAAVQNTLAMPAWYLFAVIFLWTPPHFWALAIKYRDDYAKAKIPMMPSVRGVPETKKQIFYYTLSLLPPIFLLFWGGDAGWVYLSLSALLTGYFIWLAYKLLRSTGEAKAMPLFYYSCFYLFGIFGALTLDRVLLL; encoded by the coding sequence ATGAAGACGAGTTCGAATCTCAATTCAATGGTCAGCCAAAACGATGCCTCTACACCAATTTTGGCATCGATAAGACCAATCTATCAAATGATGAAGCCAACCATCTCACTACTGGTGGTTGTTACCGTCGTTCCGACGCTTATCATGGCTAATGGTTCCATGCCTAGCCTGCAATTGACCCTTGTCACTTTGCTTGGAACTTATCTAGCGTCTGGTTCCGCTGGCATATTTAATCACCTGGCTGATTCAGATATCGATGGCCATATGAATCGTACCCGATCGCGGCCTTTGCCGACGGGTAAGGTATCGCAGCGCCTGGCTTTTTTTGTCGCAACCTTCTTAGGAATTATATCGTTTGTGATGCTGTACCGATGGGCGACGCCTCTAGCGGCATGGGTAGCTTTAGCTGCTAATGGCTTTTATGTCCTTGTCTACACTATGTATCTAAAGCGCCGGACGGTGCAGAACATTGTGATTGGTGGAGCCGCCGGTGCTGTTGGTCCTCTTATTGGCTGGGCTGCGGTGCAAAACACTCTAGCAATGCCTGCTTGGTATTTGTTTGCTGTGATCTTTCTCTGGACACCCCCACATTTTTGGGCCTTAGCAATCAAATACCGCGATGACTATGCGAAGGCAAAGATTCCTATGATGCCTTCTGTGCGTGGCGTTCCTGAGACAAAGAAGCAAATCTTTTACTACACACTCTCATTGCTTCCGCCGATATTCCTATTGTTTTGGGGCGGAGATGCTGGTTGGGTCTATCTCAGTCTGAGTGCTTTATTGACAGGTTACTTTATTTGGCTTGCGTATAAGCTTCTCCGTTCCACTGGAGAAGCTAAGGCGATGCCTCTTTTCTACTATTCCTGCTTTTACTTGTTTGGAATTTTCGGTGCTCTGACTCTCGATCGGGTCCTCCTCCTATGA
- a CDS encoding phosphoglycerate dehydrogenase — MTAPVVAVSAQSFAKDERLRRSAAERFPHFEFRFCNPGIPWTSASLLQFLQGADLWLVGKEPVTKACLSQLPQLNGITKYGVGLDNIDFEACHARQLPVYFESGVNSQEVAEQAIAMMIGMSRKLFYSSEQMKADRWVKNGGVNFTGKVVSVIGCGHVGSKVATLARAFQCEVLICDILDKAAFAASIGAKQVSFENALQSSDFLTLHVPLTDKTLKFVGERQLEGMKPGSFLVNTCRGEVVDQESLKHCLKTGPLAGAALDVFEEEPCLDKDLYSLDNFVGTAHIAGNSREAVWKMGQAALNGVEKILLDR; from the coding sequence ATGACAGCCCCAGTGGTGGCAGTTTCAGCGCAAAGCTTCGCCAAAGATGAGAGGCTCCGTCGTTCGGCTGCGGAGCGTTTTCCTCATTTCGAATTTCGCTTTTGTAATCCAGGCATACCCTGGACGTCCGCAAGTCTTTTACAGTTCCTACAAGGTGCCGATCTATGGCTTGTTGGCAAAGAACCCGTGACCAAGGCTTGCCTAAGCCAGCTGCCTCAGCTAAACGGGATTACCAAGTACGGAGTCGGTCTCGATAATATCGACTTTGAAGCCTGCCATGCCCGCCAGTTGCCTGTTTACTTTGAGTCTGGAGTGAATAGCCAAGAGGTCGCTGAGCAGGCCATTGCTATGATGATTGGTATGAGTCGTAAGCTGTTTTACTCGTCTGAGCAGATGAAGGCTGATCGCTGGGTTAAAAATGGTGGCGTTAACTTTACTGGTAAGGTGGTTAGTGTGATTGGCTGTGGTCATGTAGGCTCCAAAGTGGCTACACTTGCCAGAGCATTCCAGTGTGAAGTGCTCATTTGCGATATATTAGACAAAGCAGCCTTTGCTGCGAGCATTGGCGCTAAACAGGTATCCTTCGAGAATGCTTTACAAAGTAGTGACTTTCTAACGCTCCACGTGCCCTTAACCGATAAGACCTTGAAATTCGTCGGAGAGCGCCAACTGGAAGGCATGAAGCCAGGCTCTTTCTTGGTGAATACGTGTCGTGGTGAAGTGGTGGATCAGGAGTCTCTCAAGCACTGCCTCAAAACGGGTCCATTAGCTGGTGCCGCGCTGGATGTTTTTGAGGAGGAACCTTGCTTGGACAAGGATTTGTATTCACTAGATAATTTTGTTGGCACTGCCCATATCGCAGGCAATAGCCGCGAAGCGGTATGGAAGATGGGGCAAGCTGCTCTGAATGGGGTTGAAAAAATCCTACTAGATCGGTAA
- a CDS encoding lytic transglycosylase domain-containing protein, whose protein sequence is MKYFVVSMILGFLGVSCTTQRVLPTLEITVIPMKFDQNTEPKQQLQALQGLVKDRPEWQKYSADLKLALQAEHHQKLAEWHLASEAWLDIVSNFEGDIAFYAFDQWQIVIAKVLGSEADSETIARFFWKETNGPQSWFARKNKLESPNDMKAFLSKDQDESEEKFADDFQSIKTKDPLYLRSAKLYCKTKSRNEWRAYVKAIPVGLRDYWQALVHVCSDQRQAALDLFSKTLFELRKKKESLPFAVSSARHIVDLERYFGNREAAANGFLVLVTLLKDDRLDAVSMGMDSKYDWHYELINTTLWAARYRAMVGDYLSARAFVQDALKKIEASSEKIGQMTRKQSDSIQELRAEAHHIHGYRISLEQQDFSGAYFQNRQGLALENLSETWQDRFAWFDGWYQYLDGKPKAALKSWKTLLTSTRSKSLKEQVLFWMAKVHRDLGNRSKFSEYFRALEKNYPLGFYGLYGADYYKWEKPTWLDKNEMAMRKELSNWDVDIGPLLRDETLNRLRLRAEIALLIEAKHLAPMTAKELYREARKRLKLKNTEAHLFVTRILYMNNLFPLAMGHTTNVAIAEPKIWHKYPEQVLVYYPAPFEDVFSEGSSRYPLSREFLLAIARQESGFRADATSWAGAKGLLQLMPKTAGKFSKQELSEKELIDRLEDPKFNVHVGSRYLDHLRSYYKGNWVSVIASYNAGEYVVDRWNTKRSFSDDMVWIENIPFTETKNYVKKVMRNWLIYKSLYSATPQNVTSH, encoded by the coding sequence ATGAAATATTTTGTAGTTTCAATGATACTGGGTTTTCTGGGGGTATCGTGCACCACGCAGCGAGTTCTACCGACTCTTGAAATAACGGTTATTCCCATGAAATTCGATCAAAATACAGAGCCTAAACAGCAGTTGCAAGCGCTTCAAGGCCTCGTTAAAGATCGTCCCGAATGGCAAAAATACAGTGCAGACTTGAAGTTAGCTTTACAAGCTGAGCATCATCAAAAACTTGCGGAATGGCATCTGGCGAGTGAGGCTTGGTTGGACATAGTATCCAACTTTGAGGGGGATATAGCTTTTTATGCCTTTGACCAATGGCAGATTGTTATCGCCAAAGTCCTCGGCTCAGAAGCTGACTCTGAAACGATAGCACGCTTTTTTTGGAAAGAAACTAATGGCCCTCAAAGTTGGTTTGCTAGAAAAAACAAGCTAGAGTCACCAAATGATATGAAAGCTTTTCTAAGTAAGGACCAAGATGAGTCTGAAGAAAAGTTCGCCGATGACTTTCAATCCATTAAGACTAAGGACCCCTTATATCTGCGATCGGCAAAACTTTACTGTAAAACTAAGAGCAGAAATGAGTGGCGGGCCTATGTAAAGGCAATACCAGTAGGCCTCCGCGACTATTGGCAGGCCCTGGTACATGTCTGCTCTGATCAACGGCAGGCAGCCTTAGACTTATTTTCAAAGACGCTTTTTGAACTTAGAAAGAAAAAGGAGTCTCTACCTTTTGCGGTGTCATCAGCTAGGCATATTGTCGACTTGGAACGCTACTTCGGGAATCGTGAGGCTGCAGCCAACGGCTTTCTAGTTCTTGTCACGTTGCTTAAAGACGATCGGCTCGATGCGGTAAGCATGGGAATGGACTCAAAATATGATTGGCACTACGAGCTTATCAATACCACCCTATGGGCTGCACGCTACCGGGCTATGGTGGGGGACTATCTATCTGCAAGAGCTTTCGTGCAGGACGCCCTTAAGAAAATCGAGGCGAGTTCAGAAAAAATTGGTCAGATGACACGCAAGCAATCAGACAGCATTCAAGAATTGCGAGCCGAGGCTCATCATATTCATGGTTATCGGATCTCCCTAGAGCAGCAAGACTTCTCTGGAGCTTATTTTCAGAATCGTCAGGGCCTGGCACTGGAGAACCTATCTGAAACTTGGCAAGACAGGTTCGCGTGGTTTGACGGTTGGTATCAGTACCTAGATGGAAAACCAAAAGCTGCTTTAAAATCTTGGAAAACTCTGCTCACTAGTACACGTAGCAAGAGCCTCAAAGAGCAGGTCCTTTTCTGGATGGCTAAAGTGCATCGTGATCTTGGCAATCGAAGTAAGTTTAGCGAATACTTTCGTGCCCTTGAGAAAAACTACCCCTTAGGCTTTTACGGGCTCTACGGTGCGGATTACTATAAATGGGAGAAACCCACGTGGCTTGACAAAAACGAAATGGCAATGAGGAAAGAGCTTTCCAATTGGGATGTTGATATTGGGCCACTATTGCGTGACGAAACCTTGAACCGTCTGCGACTTAGGGCAGAGATTGCTCTCTTAATTGAAGCTAAACACCTCGCTCCCATGACTGCCAAAGAACTCTATCGAGAGGCTCGCAAGAGATTGAAGCTCAAAAATACAGAGGCCCATCTCTTTGTGACTCGCATTCTTTACATGAATAATCTTTTCCCCCTAGCAATGGGACATACCACCAATGTGGCAATTGCAGAGCCTAAAATTTGGCATAAGTATCCCGAGCAGGTTCTGGTCTATTACCCTGCACCTTTTGAAGATGTTTTTTCAGAAGGGTCGAGCCGTTACCCCCTATCCCGCGAGTTTTTACTGGCTATCGCAAGGCAAGAAAGTGGGTTTCGTGCGGATGCCACCAGTTGGGCAGGTGCTAAGGGCTTGCTGCAATTGATGCCAAAGACTGCTGGTAAATTCTCCAAGCAGGAGCTGAGTGAAAAGGAGCTGATCGATCGGCTGGAAGACCCAAAATTCAACGTCCATGTGGGCAGTCGCTACTTAGATCATCTAAGAAGCTATTATAAAGGCAATTGGGTCTCGGTGATTGCTTCGTACAATGCTGGAGAATACGTGGTGGATCGTTGGAATACGAAACGGTCATTCAGCGACGATATGGTATGGATCGAAAATATTCCCTTCACAGAGACTAAGAATTATGTCAAAAAAGTGATGAGAAACTGGCTGATCTATAAAAGTCTTTATAGCGCCACACCGCAAAATGTGACATCGCACTAA
- the scpA gene encoding methylmalonyl-CoA mutase: protein MADTNTKYQSWKKLAEKDLRGKPVDELTRETPEGIPMKPIYFAEDLEQRPHTNTVPGEAPFTRGPRATMYTGRPWTIRQYAGFSTAEESNRFYRKNLAAGQKGLSVAFDLATHRGYDSDHPRVVGDVGKAGVAIDSVEDMKILFDQIPLDQMSVSMTMNGAVIPIMAAYIVAAEEQGVSPDKLSGTIQNDILKEYMVRNTYIYPPDHSMRLVGDIIAYTAENMPRFNSISISGYHMQEAGANSAIELAFTLADGIEYVKAALARGLDVDQFAPRLSFFFAIGMNFYMEVAKLRAARTLWAQMMGEFQPKNPKSLMLRTHCQTSGYTLTEQDPYNNVIRTTIEAMAASMGGTQSLHTNSFDEAVGLPTDFSARLARNTQLILQEETDITHVVDPFGGSYFMESLTQDLIDKAKEIIAEVNEMGGMVEAINTGYPKLKIEEAAARKQARVDSGRDVIVGVNKYQTTSKSDYDVLSIDNTQVRRQQIERLDALKSKRDQEQVSLALKNLEAGARSNGNILELAIPAIRARATIGEVSDALRSVFGEHQAAVQTVSSVYATEYQVDENYQKAKDQIEAFAQNEGRQPRILIVKLGQDGHDRGAKVIATGFADLGFDVDMGPLFQTPDEAAKQAVENDVHVIGVSSQAAGHLTLVPELIASLKKQGAGDIRVVVGGIIPEQDYQQLFDDGAAEVFGPGTPIPVAALRTLKAIGAQG from the coding sequence GTGGCAGATACAAATACTAAATATCAAAGCTGGAAAAAACTTGCAGAGAAAGATCTTCGTGGCAAACCCGTTGATGAGCTAACCCGAGAGACCCCTGAAGGCATTCCCATGAAGCCCATCTACTTCGCCGAGGATCTGGAGCAGCGGCCTCACACGAACACCGTCCCAGGGGAAGCGCCGTTCACGCGAGGGCCGCGGGCGACCATGTACACAGGAAGACCATGGACCATTCGCCAGTACGCTGGCTTTTCCACAGCAGAGGAGTCGAATCGCTTCTATCGCAAGAATCTTGCCGCCGGCCAGAAAGGCCTTAGCGTAGCCTTCGATCTTGCGACCCACCGAGGTTATGACTCGGACCACCCGAGAGTGGTCGGCGATGTGGGTAAGGCAGGGGTTGCCATCGATTCTGTGGAAGATATGAAAATCCTCTTCGACCAAATTCCACTCGATCAAATGAGCGTTTCCATGACCATGAACGGTGCCGTGATTCCGATCATGGCTGCCTACATTGTTGCTGCTGAGGAGCAAGGTGTCAGCCCTGATAAGCTATCCGGTACGATTCAGAATGATATCCTGAAAGAATATATGGTCCGCAATACCTATATTTACCCCCCCGACCACTCCATGCGCTTAGTCGGAGACATTATCGCCTACACCGCAGAAAATATGCCTCGCTTCAACAGTATATCGATCAGTGGCTACCACATGCAGGAAGCGGGTGCGAACTCGGCTATTGAACTCGCCTTCACCCTTGCTGACGGTATTGAATACGTGAAAGCCGCGCTGGCAAGGGGCCTCGACGTCGACCAGTTTGCTCCGCGACTATCATTCTTCTTTGCCATTGGCATGAACTTTTACATGGAAGTGGCCAAGCTCCGCGCTGCGCGAACTTTATGGGCCCAGATGATGGGCGAATTTCAGCCCAAAAACCCCAAGTCCTTGATGCTACGCACCCACTGCCAAACTTCAGGCTACACCCTTACTGAGCAAGATCCTTACAACAATGTGATCAGGACCACGATTGAGGCTATGGCTGCATCCATGGGCGGAACCCAATCACTCCACACCAACTCATTTGATGAGGCCGTTGGACTTCCTACTGATTTCTCCGCTAGGCTAGCCCGGAACACGCAATTGATCCTTCAAGAAGAAACTGACATCACCCATGTGGTAGATCCCTTCGGCGGCAGCTATTTTATGGAATCGCTCACCCAAGATCTTATCGATAAGGCTAAAGAGATTATCGCGGAAGTGAATGAGATGGGTGGCATGGTAGAAGCGATCAATACCGGCTACCCCAAGCTCAAAATCGAAGAAGCAGCCGCCCGCAAGCAGGCTCGGGTGGACAGTGGCCGGGATGTGATTGTTGGCGTTAACAAATATCAAACCACCAGCAAGAGCGACTATGATGTACTCAGCATCGATAACACCCAAGTTCGTCGCCAACAAATTGAGCGACTCGATGCCTTAAAATCCAAGCGCGATCAAGAGCAGGTTAGCCTGGCTCTAAAGAATCTGGAAGCAGGGGCGCGCTCCAATGGCAATATTTTAGAGCTTGCCATTCCTGCGATTCGCGCCCGAGCAACCATCGGCGAAGTTTCCGATGCCTTGCGGTCAGTGTTCGGTGAGCATCAAGCTGCGGTGCAAACCGTATCCAGTGTCTATGCAACGGAGTACCAGGTGGACGAAAACTACCAGAAAGCCAAAGATCAAATCGAAGCCTTCGCTCAAAACGAGGGTCGCCAACCCCGTATCCTCATCGTAAAGCTAGGGCAGGACGGCCATGATCGTGGTGCTAAGGTCATTGCCACTGGCTTTGCCGATCTAGGTTTCGATGTGGACATGGGTCCCCTGTTCCAAACCCCCGATGAGGCAGCGAAACAAGCCGTTGAAAACGATGTCCACGTGATAGGTGTCTCATCCCAAGCGGCAGGCCATCTCACCCTTGTCCCTGAACTCATTGCCAGCTTAAAGAAACAAGGAGCTGGTGATATTAGGGTAGTCGTTGGTGGCATTATTCCTGAGCAAGACTATCAGCAACTTTTCGATGACGGCGCCGCCGAAGTCTTCGGACCAGGTACCCCAATTCCCGTGGCTGCACTCCGAACGCTTAAGGCGATTGGAGCGCAGGGCTGA
- a CDS encoding YraN family protein has protein sequence MNHKGALAEEKVSVWLERQGWKTLARNYRHIGFELDIVSVQGKTLLVTEVKSRPSIHDENDLRPGDYLTDRQISKIKKGIVHFLSEVLLDIDSIRMDLVVVMGMRQDKLARYKNIRLNSLSD, from the coding sequence ATGAACCACAAGGGCGCGTTGGCTGAGGAGAAGGTTTCAGTTTGGCTTGAACGACAAGGCTGGAAAACATTGGCCCGCAACTACCGTCACATTGGCTTCGAACTGGATATCGTCTCAGTTCAGGGCAAGACTCTATTGGTCACGGAGGTCAAATCCCGCCCCTCTATTCATGATGAGAACGACTTACGCCCCGGCGATTACCTCACTGACCGGCAAATATCTAAAATTAAAAAGGGAATAGTACATTTCCTATCAGAAGTGCTGCTCGACATCGATAGTATACGCATGGATCTGGTAGTTGTTATGGGTATGAGGCAAGATAAATTAGCCCGATATAAAAATATCAGGCTCAATTCACTTTCCGACTAG
- a CDS encoding thioredoxin family protein produces the protein MKFQKLDDNTFDQALTQSKKPALVYFWAPWSKPCESFTDTLEELQTNYDQRLEIFCMNVDENANIPASLGVSHIPMLARINHGQIQTSLMGRQAKVKIREFVAKVVDES, from the coding sequence ATGAAGTTTCAGAAACTTGATGACAACACCTTTGATCAAGCCTTAACTCAAAGTAAAAAACCAGCTTTGGTTTATTTTTGGGCACCCTGGTCAAAGCCATGCGAGTCTTTCACGGACACCTTGGAAGAACTCCAGACCAACTATGACCAACGGCTAGAAATCTTTTGTATGAACGTCGATGAAAATGCTAACATCCCTGCCAGCTTGGGGGTTAGCCATATTCCTATGCTGGCCCGAATCAATCACGGCCAGATCCAAACATCGCTAATGGGTCGCCAAGCAAAAGTTAAAATTCGCGAGTTTGTGGCAAAGGTAGTCGATGAAAGTTGA